Proteins encoded within one genomic window of Thunnus maccoyii chromosome 22, fThuMac1.1, whole genome shotgun sequence:
- the si:dkey-19b23.7 gene encoding uncharacterized protein si:dkey-19b23.7 isoform X2, translated as MSSVSKREREQRRKLQHFLSDLALLGSLQGFKYFQPWLRGKEELLLTVVNEDLGWRSPGFVVSRASSYSSTSSCNSSDVSPSSSSPSLASRSSSPLPGEPPGPRTSQPHTHTKTQPQTARDASSEEHLLPASPSEREIAVPEVNCTLFLVAGYVKYGRPHAWIRSNHERLVNIGGTDSMVKDTPMKLKSIADWQTRGIRVWDVVSELVCLCTVPSPSNPFALDMRYIKSLPLPDRFLVTGALLNFLEMYVVYGNRDELHYDKVVEEVKPLRRLHVHSLLELQRHRESSGLLNSPKQQDSSGEE; from the exons ATGAGCAGTGTCAGT aagagagagagggagcagaggaggaaactgCAGCACTTTCTGAGTGACCTGGCTTTACTTGGATCGTTACAG GGTTTTAAGTACTTCCAGCCTTGGCTCAGAGGGAAAGAGGAGTTGCTGCTGACAGTGGTTAATGAGGATCTG ggTTGGCGCTCTCCGGGCTTCGTGGTGTCCAGagcctcctcctactcctccacCAGCAGCTGTAACAGCAGTGATGTCTCCCCCAGCAGCAGCTCCCCCAGTCTGGCCAGCCGGAGCAGCTCTCCCCTGCCTGGGGAACCTCCGGGCCCGCGAACCTCTcagccgcacacacacaccaagacgCAGCCACAAACCGCCAG GGACGCCAGCAGTGAGGAGCATCTTCTTCCAGCATCTCCCAGTGAAAGAGAGATAGCAGTGCCT GAGGTGAACTGCACTCTGTTTTTAGTGGCTGGTTATGTCAAATACGGACGTCCACACGCTTGGATACGCTCCAATCACGAGCGCCTGGTCAACATCGGAGGGACTGATTCAATGGTCAAGGACACGCCTATGAAACTGAAGTCCATCGCTGACTGGCAAACACGAG GTATTCGTGTGTGGGATGTTGTCAGTGAGCTGGTGTGTCTGTGTACCGTCCCCTCTCCCTCTAACCCCTTTGCCCTGGACATGCGTTACATCAAAAGCCTTCCCCTCCCAGACCGCTTCCTCGTCACAGGAGCTCTCCTCAACTTCCTGGAGATGTATGTGGTTTACGGGAATCGGGATGAGTTGCACTATGACAAAG TGGTAGAAGAGGTGAAGCCTCTGAGGCGTCTCCACGTTCACTCCCTGCTGGAGTTACAACGGCACAGAGAGAGCTCCGGGTTGCTCAACAGTCCCAAGCAGCAGGACTCTTCCGGAGAGGAGTGA
- the si:dkey-19b23.7 gene encoding uncharacterized protein si:dkey-19b23.7 isoform X1 translates to MSSVSKREREQRRKLQHFLSDLALLGSLQGFKYFQPWLRGKEELLLTVVNEDLGWRSPGFVVSRASSYSSTSSCNSSDVSPSSSSPSLASRSSSPLPGEPPGPRTSQPHTHTKTQPQTARDASSEEHLLPASPSEREIAVPEVNCTLFLVAGYVKYGRPHAWIRSNHERLVNIGGTDSMVKDTPMKLKSIADWQTRGIRVWDVVSELVCLCTVPSPSNPFALDMRYIKSLPLPDRFLVTGALLNFLEIGRRGEASEASPRSLPAGVTTAQRELRVAQQSQAAGLFRRGVTINILLLSSWCIFMDVL, encoded by the exons ATGAGCAGTGTCAGT aagagagagagggagcagaggaggaaactgCAGCACTTTCTGAGTGACCTGGCTTTACTTGGATCGTTACAG GGTTTTAAGTACTTCCAGCCTTGGCTCAGAGGGAAAGAGGAGTTGCTGCTGACAGTGGTTAATGAGGATCTG ggTTGGCGCTCTCCGGGCTTCGTGGTGTCCAGagcctcctcctactcctccacCAGCAGCTGTAACAGCAGTGATGTCTCCCCCAGCAGCAGCTCCCCCAGTCTGGCCAGCCGGAGCAGCTCTCCCCTGCCTGGGGAACCTCCGGGCCCGCGAACCTCTcagccgcacacacacaccaagacgCAGCCACAAACCGCCAG GGACGCCAGCAGTGAGGAGCATCTTCTTCCAGCATCTCCCAGTGAAAGAGAGATAGCAGTGCCT GAGGTGAACTGCACTCTGTTTTTAGTGGCTGGTTATGTCAAATACGGACGTCCACACGCTTGGATACGCTCCAATCACGAGCGCCTGGTCAACATCGGAGGGACTGATTCAATGGTCAAGGACACGCCTATGAAACTGAAGTCCATCGCTGACTGGCAAACACGAG GTATTCGTGTGTGGGATGTTGTCAGTGAGCTGGTGTGTCTGTGTACCGTCCCCTCTCCCTCTAACCCCTTTGCCCTGGACATGCGTTACATCAAAAGCCTTCCCCTCCCAGACCGCTTCCTCGTCACAGGAGCTCTCCTCAACTTCCTGGAGAT TGGTAGAAGAGGTGAAGCCTCTGAGGCGTCTCCACGTTCACTCCCTGCTGGAGTTACAACGGCACAGAGAGAGCTCCGGGTTGCTCAACAGTCCCAAGCAGCAGGACTCTTCCGGAGAGGAGTGACCATAAATATCCTTCTGTTATCTTCATGGTGCATTTTTATGGATgtattgtag